A section of the Myxocyprinus asiaticus isolate MX2 ecotype Aquarium Trade chromosome 40, UBuf_Myxa_2, whole genome shotgun sequence genome encodes:
- the LOC127431154 gene encoding mediator of RNA polymerase II transcription subunit 31 isoform X2 encodes MAGVMETEQARNRFQLELEFVQCLANPNYLNFLAQRGYLREKPFVNYLKYLLYWKEPEYAKFLKYPHCLHMLELLQYEHFRKELVNAQCAKFIDEQQILHWQHYSRKRTRLQQALAEQQQQQQPQPPSHGNVTSK; translated from the exons ATGGCTGGCGTTATGGAAACAG AACAGGCAAGAAATCGTTTCCAATTGGAGTTGGAGTTTGTTCAGTGCCTCGCTAACCCAAATTACCTGAACT TTCTGGCTCAAAGAGGTTACTTGAGAGAGAAGCCTTTTGTGAATTACCTTAAATATCTACTTTACTGGAAAGAACCAGAATACGCAAAATTCCTGAA ATACCCTCATTGCCTGCACATGTTAGAGCTGTTGCAGTATGAGCACTTCCGGAAAGAGCTGGTGAATGCACAGTGTGCTAAGTTCATAGATGAACAGCAGATCCTGCACTGGCAGCATTACTCGCGAAAGCGCACACGGCTACAGCAGGCTCTTGcagagcagcagcagcaacagcagcccCAGCCTCCATCCCACGGCAACGTCACCTCCAAATGA
- the LOC127431154 gene encoding mediator of RNA polymerase II transcription subunit 31 isoform X1 codes for MAGVMETEEQARNRFQLELEFVQCLANPNYLNFLAQRGYLREKPFVNYLKYLLYWKEPEYAKFLKYPHCLHMLELLQYEHFRKELVNAQCAKFIDEQQILHWQHYSRKRTRLQQALAEQQQQQQPQPPSHGNVTSK; via the exons ATGGCTGGCGTTATGGAAACAG AAGAACAGGCAAGAAATCGTTTCCAATTGGAGTTGGAGTTTGTTCAGTGCCTCGCTAACCCAAATTACCTGAACT TTCTGGCTCAAAGAGGTTACTTGAGAGAGAAGCCTTTTGTGAATTACCTTAAATATCTACTTTACTGGAAAGAACCAGAATACGCAAAATTCCTGAA ATACCCTCATTGCCTGCACATGTTAGAGCTGTTGCAGTATGAGCACTTCCGGAAAGAGCTGGTGAATGCACAGTGTGCTAAGTTCATAGATGAACAGCAGATCCTGCACTGGCAGCATTACTCGCGAAAGCGCACACGGCTACAGCAGGCTCTTGcagagcagcagcagcaacagcagcccCAGCCTCCATCCCACGGCAACGTCACCTCCAAATGA